In one Juglans regia cultivar Chandler chromosome 11, Walnut 2.0, whole genome shotgun sequence genomic region, the following are encoded:
- the LOC108992212 gene encoding putative protein TPRXL, producing the protein MAASSSRTRSSGPVLRSLSPSGRFYSPNTSNSAFSSSSSAFASSTSSSFSSPSTAFFHHDPHGHHYHHHHHSHNQRSASPTRVNLFTTASLSPSVRFSIDHRSISPNRNQVIKSHHNPMSISKKTCMCSPTTHPGSFRCSLHKNMANSSGSHHAGSYPTNRLNMRRSAMKNSLVRIGGVEGEWVKRALTALIRPSSHQLRRRAAFQAAPSRLSIMSKAEDL; encoded by the coding sequence ATGGCGGCCTCATCGTCAAGAACCAGATCCAGCGGACCGGTTCTACGGTCGCTCTCACCCTCCGGCAGATTTTATTCTCCCAACACATCAAACTCTGCTTTTTCTTCGTCCTCTTCAGCATTTGCATCCTCTACGAGCTCGAGTTTCTCTTCCCCATCTACAGCTTTCTTCCACCATGACCCTCACGGCCATCActatcaccaccaccaccactccCACAATCAGCGATCAGCTTCTCCTACCCGGGTCAACCTCTTTACCACCGCTTCCCTCTCCCCATCCGTTCGTTTCTCCATCGACCACCGCTCTATCTCCCCCAACCGCAATCAGGTCATCAAGAGCCACCACAACCCCATGTCGATCTCCAAGAAGACGTGTATGTGTTCACCGACGACGCATCCAGGTTCTTTTCGCTGTAGTCTTCACAAAAACATGGCAAACAGTAGCGGAAGCCATCATGCGGGCTCGTATCCCACCAATCGGCTGAACATGCGCAGATCGGCTATGAAGAACTCGCTGGTTAGGATCGGAGGCGTGGAGGGAGAGTGGGTTAAGAGGGCGCTGACCGCTCTGATCCGGCCCTCTTCGCATCAATTAAGGAGAAGAGCCGCTTTCCAGGCCGCGCCTAGCCGGCTCTCGATCATGTCCAAGGCGGAAGATCTCTGA